A region of the Deltaproteobacteria bacterium genome:
CCAGCACGAAGGGGAGCGCCTTGCGGAGGTACTCGTGGTGCTCGCCGACGATGTGCTCGAGCAGGTGCGGCGTCGGCAGGTCGCGCAGGTCGGCGGGCGGCTCCCCGCGTCGCGACGCGATGGCCTGGGAGAGCTCCGCCAGGAGCGCGTCCAGCGCGAGGCCCTTCTCGCGCGCGGCGGTCTCGATGCTCAGATGTCCGCGGCAGCAGAAGTCGATGCGGTGGCGTTGAAAGACCTGAGCGCACTCGGAGTGATCGAGCACGGTGTCGGCGATGGTCCGTTCTGGATTGAGCATGCAGTTCTCCTTGCCACGTGCACTTAGCAGGGATCGGGCCACCTCCCGGCGGTGCCCTCGGAGGGCCATGATCGCCGGCCTTTCCCGGGGCGGGACCTCGCCCCAGCTGGACGCGTTCCGTGATACGTTCCATAATGTAACCCATGGAACACAGAGCGGGAGAGTTCTGCAACCTCTGCGGGCTGGTGCCGGTCGCCCCCCGGCTGAAGGGGGCGACCCACGTCGTCGCGAAGAGCGCCGCGATGCAGGGGCTGCTCAAGCGCGCCGCGCGATTCGCCGCCAGCGACGCGCCGGTGGCCGTGCTGGGCGAGACGGGCACGGGCAAGGAGGTGGTCGCGCGGATCCTCCACGCCAACTCGCCCCGAGCCAAGGAGCCGTTCGTGGCGGTGAACGTCACGGCCCTCCCCGCCGAGCTCCTCGAGTCCGAGCTCTTCGGCCACGCGAAGGGGGCCTTCACGGGCGCCGCCTCCGCGCGCCCCGGCCTCTTCGAAGCGGCCCACCGAGGCACGCTCTTCCTCGACGAGATCGGCGAGATGCCGCCGCCGCTGCAAGCCAAGCTCCTGCGCGCCCTGCAACACGGCGAGCTCCGGCGCGTCGGGGAGAACGTGGCCTTTGAGGTGGACGTGCGCGTGGTCTGCGCGACGCATCGCGACCTCCCCCGCCGGGTGCGCGAGGGCCTTTTTCGCGAGGACCTCTACTACCGCCTGAAGGTGCTGACCCTCGAGGTGCCGACGCTGCGCGAGCGGGCGGAGGACATCCTGCCCCTGGCACGTCACTTCCTCGCCGAGGAGCGGACGGCGAGCCAGGGCTTCTCCTCGGCGGCCGAGAGACGGCTGCGGCGCTACGGGTGGCCGGGCAACGTCCGGGAGCTCGAGAACGTGGTGAAGCACGGGGCGGCGCTGGCGACCGGCCCCACCGTGGGGGAGGAGGACCTGCCCGGCGAGCTCCTCGACCCGGCCCCGAAGGCGCCACGCGCGAAATCGCCGCCGGAAGGGGAGCCGCTGAAGACGCTGGCCGAGGTGGAGCGCGAACACATCCTCCGCGTCCTCGACGGGTGCGGGGGCTCCCCATCGCAGGCGGCGCGGGTCCTCGACATCGCGCGAAACACCCTGTGGCGAAAGCTGCGGACCGTCTGAGGGGTCGGCGCGAACCTCAGGGCGGCGCGGCGCGGAGGCGCCGCCTGGCCGCGTCGAAGAAGGTGTAGGGGTCCACGACCTCCGCCCCACGTGCCGCGAGGGCCTTCGCCAGGGCCACGAGCCGCGTGGGCTCCACGAGCACGGTGCGCAGGGCGATGAGTCCGTGCGACGGCCGCTGTGCCAGCAGGCGCTCGGCCAGCACCTCCGCCGAGGTCTCGTCGCGGAGGCCGTAGGCCATCGCCTGACCCGAGCCACTGTCTCGAAGCTCGGCGACGAAAGGCACACCCCGCGCCTGCGTGAGCGTTCTTCCGTCGTCGAAGCCGTCGTGGGCCACCACGCCCCCCGGCGAGCACCGCGCGAACGCGTCTCGCACCTTCGCGGAGAGGCTTCCCGCCCATCCGTTGAGCGCCCAGCCCGTGTGCTCGTAGCCGAGTCGCTCGTAGTAGGTCGTGCACTGCTCCACCCACCGCTCGAGGCCCGCGTCGTCGAGAAACCCCGGGTTCAGGTATCCCGCCCCCGTGTCCGCGCCCACGAAGTAGTCGTTCGGCGTCGCCGTGTCGAAGAAGTGCGCGAACAGGGGGGGCACGCGCTCGGCGAGGTTCGGATTGAAACCCCACGACAGAGGTATCCGGCCCCGCGCGGGGTCGTCCCAGAGATGGCGACCGTGAAACCAGATCCACGCGGCGGAATCGTAGTCCCCGAGGTGGAGATGCACGTACACCTTCTGCGGGTCGTAGGGAGGGCGGGCGAGCGGCGGGCGATTCGGTGCCTTGCGCCGGAGCGGAAAGTGCCGGAAGACGGACGCGTTCGACATGCCCGCGGGATGGATCGCGTCGGCGTCCTTCGCGAAGTAGAAGCGCGAGATCTCGCGCGCGAAGGACCACTCGAGGTCCCAGGCCTCGCGGGCCCCGTACGGCCGCGCGTACTTGAAGGCCCAGTTCGGAAACCCCACCACGGTGCCGATGCGGCCCTTGGGGAGGCGCGCCTGCCCGTACGACAGGATCTCACGGAGCAGCGCCAGGTCCTGCCCGGGGGGCTGGGACGGATCGTCGTTCGGCGCCCCGTCCTCGACGGGCAGGAGGTCGAACATCAACGCGCGCCGCGCCACCAGATCGTCGCGACTCAGGATCTGGTTGTTGTAGACGTGAAACGACTCGGGCTGGCCGAAGCGCGTGGGAGCGTTCCGCGCCTGACGCTCGGGGTCCTTGAGGAAGTATCCGTCGAGCGTGTAGCCGAAGACGGTCGAGTCCACGCGCCCCGGCTTGAGGTACGTGTCGATGAGCCAGCGGTAGACCTGTCCCTTGGTCGTCAGAGAGCGGAAATCTCGACGGACGGGCACCTTGGCACGGAGCGCCCGCTGATACAGGCTGTCGGGCGCCTCGGAGTACCGCACCGGGATCAGGCTCTCCACACCGGCCGCGGTGAACGCCGCGTTCAGAGTGGCCGGAGTCGCCTCGTGCCAGACGGCCAGGCCCTTGACCTCGGTCGTGAGCTGACGCGCCCAGCCCAGCAGCACCTCCAGGCTCTTGACTCGCACGACCTCGCGCACGAGCGACTTCTCCGAGAGACGGCGCAACCAGTACTCGTCGTAGGAAGAGTAACCATCGTCGTACCAGAAGTTCTCGTGTCGCGGATCCTTGGGCACGAGGACATAGAGCCGGGGGGTGGAGCGATTGAGCAAGCCTTGCAGCGCGGCCACGAAGACCTGCGCGTCGTAGTAGGAAGCGGGATCGCCCTGCGCGGCCTCCGCGAGGTTGTAGACGACGAGCGGCCGGGCGAAGAGCGGAGCGAGCTCGTTCGGGCCAGCGCAACCGCCCTGCGGCGAGCAAGCCGCGGCTCCGCGCCGGTTCTCGTCGGGAACCTTTCCGCAGGATGCAAGGGCCAGGGTCAGAAGGACGAATGGGCAGATCGCAAGACGCCGTCTCGGCATGCGCCCGCGCGGAGCAAGGAGCGGGCCGCGCGCGCCGAAGACCGAAGCCGTCGAAATTCCAACGGTCGATGGCCGCGCGTCGGCGAGCGACCTCTTCGAAGACCGGTCAGTGGCTGCTCCGTCTCGCAGGCCTCCTCGATGCGAGCGCCGCCTGGCCCCCCGCCGCCACGTCGTGCCAGACTGCGAGGCATGACTTCCCGGCTGGAGCTCGCGCTAGGTGTGCTGAACGGCGCGGTGGGCGACTACCTGGCCCGCACGCGCAATGGGCTCGCCACGGAGATGACTCTCGTGCATCAGGGGCGACCGGTCCCCGCTGCCGCAGCCGCCCTGGCCCGCGCCTACCCGCAGGCCTCGCGACGCGCGGTCCTGCTGGTTCATGGGCTGATGTGCACCGAGGATGTGTGGCGCCTCCCGGACGGGAGCGACTACGGGTCCCTGCTCGAGAGGGACTTCGGCTGGACGCCGCTCTACCTGCGTTTCAACTCCGGCCTGCCGATCCCCGACAACGGCGTGGCGCTGGCGCGGCTGCTCGAGGCGCTCCCCGACGTCTACCCCGGCCCGCTCGAAGAGCTGGTGTTCGTCGGGTTCAGCCTCGGTGGCCTGGTCGTGCGCAGCGCCTGCCACGAGGCCTCCCTGGCCGGCTCGCCCTGGCTGAAACGGGTGCGTCGGGCCTTCTATGTCGGCACGCCCCACCGCGGCGCGGCGCTCGAACGCCTGGGGCGGGCCGCTGCCGGCCTGCTTCGCGTGATACCGGACCCCTACGCGCGCCTCGTCGCCGAGCTCGGCGACCTGCGCAGCGAGGGGATCAAGGACCTCGGCGACGCCGATCTGCGACACGAGGACCGTGCCCGCCGCCGGGACGGAATCACCCTGCGCGACCCGCAACATCCCGTGCCGCTGCTTCCGGGTATCGCGCACCACCTCGTGGCGGGATCGGTCGCGCGAGACCCGCGGCTGTCCTTGCTGTTCGGCGACGCGGTGGTCGCACTCTCCAGCGCGACGGACGGAAGCCTCCGGGCGGCGAGCCCCCTGCCCGCCGATCGCGTCCATGTGATCCCGGAGGCGACGCACCTCCAGCTCGCGCACGACCTCCGGGTCTACGACCGGCTCCGCGCGTGGTGCGCGGAGGGGCCCGATTCGTGACCGAGGAAACCCTCCAGCGCCTGCGGGGACTGCAACGGCTCGTCGAGGACGGCGTCGAACACGGCTGTGCCGCCCTCGAACGGGTGCACCGCGAGACGGCAGCTCGCTCGTTCCGGGTCACCGAGACCCTGCCCCCCATCGCCGCTCCCTCGCGCACAGTCCACGCGATCCACGATCTCGTCGTGGGCGGCGTCTACGGAACCGTGCGACGATTCAACCGACTCCTCGGACGAAGCGCGGCCATCGCGCTGGAACTCGTCCCACGCAGCGAAACTCCCACCGTGAATCAGCCTGGCGCACCGGACCTCGCGCCTCCGTCGGTCAGGTGCAGATCCACGCCGAGGTAGGCCCCACGGCCATGCACGAACAGGGCGTCTTCACCGACGGGTTGAGCACGCTCTTGATACAGCTACAGACGAGGCTCGCGCCGGGCACGTTGCAGCCCGTGCCGCAGACCGCCGCCGCGGGGCACCGTGGCGTGAGCTGACAGCCACCGTGCCAGGCGCCGAGGCCATTGGCCGCGCAGGCCGTCATCGAACACCCGCCGAGGCCCGTGCTGACGCAGAGCACGCTCAGAGGGGCGCAGGGCTGCGGCGGTGTGGGGGCCGTCGGACAGGGCATGGTGAGCGGTGTTAGCGGCGTCCCGCAGGCGTAGGTGCCGCTGGCGCCGCATTCGCACGCCATGGCCTGCTGACCGTCGTAGGTGCCGCACGGCTGCCCCGGCTGACACGTGAGGCCGGGCCCGCAACTTCCGACGGAAGCGCTGTCTCGCGTCGCGGCTCCGTCTCTCGCGCGCGCGTCCGGCCGCCGCTGGTCCGGCCGAAGGTCTTGTGGCCGGAACGCGTCGCGGCCTCCCCGGTCGCGCTCCGCGGCGTCCCGCGCCCGAGACAGATCGTGGGCGCCGACCGCGTCGCCCGAGGAAGCATCCCCCGTCACCGCGTCCCCCACGGCGGCGTCTCGCGGGCCGGCGTTCGCGTCGTCAGAGCCGCTCGGCGCCCCGGAACAGCCCGAGTTCGACGCGGCGAGCCCCGCGATGAATCCCAACCAGCACACGCGACTTCGCACAGGCATGTCCCCTCCGCACCGGACCCTTAGTGGGTCATCCGAGAGCAAACATTCACCGCCACCTGTCCAGCGACGCCCTCCCCCTTGCCAGCGGGATGCCCGTGGGCCTACGGTCGAAACGTGACGACCTTCCGCGACCGGACGATCCTCGGGCGAACCGGCCTCCGGGTGAGCCGGCTAGGCCTCGCCTCCGGCTACGGCGTTCCCGACGACGCCGTGGAACGGGCCTTCCACGAGCACGGCCTGAACTACTTCTACTGGTCGTCGCCCCGTCGGGGCGGGATGAAGCGCGCGCTCCAGCGGCTGGCCCGGACCCACCGTCAGGAGCTGGTCATCGCCCTTCAGACCTACGACCACACGGGGCTCGTCTTGTCGCGGTTTCACGAGCGCGGGCTGCGAGCCCTCGGGATCGACTACGCGGACGTCCTGATCCTGGGCTGGTTCAACCACTACCCGCGGGAGCGCGTGCTCGACGCGGCGCTCTCCCTCAAGGCGCAGGGCAAGGTCCGCTTCCTCGCGCTCTCGGGGCATCGACGGGAGAACTTCCGCGAGCTGCTCGCCCGCCCCAGCTCGCCGATCGACATCTTCATGATCCGCTACAACGCCGCGCATCGCGGGGCAGAGGTCGAGGTCTTTCCTCACCTGCCCGCGGAGGGTCGTCCAGGGATCACGACCTACACCGCCACGCGCTGGGGCCAGCTCCTGCAGGAGCGGCGCATGCCGTCGGGGGAGCGCCCGCTCTCGGCCAGCGAGTGCTACCGCTTCGTGCTCTCCCACCCGGCGGTGGACCTCTGCATGATCGGTCCCGCCGACGGCGAGCAGCTCACCGAGGCCGTGCGGGCGCTGGACGCGGGCCCCCTGTCCGAGCCCGACCTCGCGCGCGTGCGCCGCATCGGAGACCATGTACACGGCTGACGCCTCGTGGAACCTCACCGCCCTCGTGGGCGAAACGCCGCTCGTGGCGCTGGACGCGCTCGTCGGGCGACCGGAGGTGCGCCTCCTCGGCAAGCTCGAGGGGACCAACCCGGGCGGCAGCGTCAAGGATCGCGCCGCCTGGTGGATGATCCGGAACGCGATCGCCCGGGGCGAGCTGCGTCCCGGCATGCGCCTCATCGAGCCCACGAGCGGGAACACCGGCATCGCGCTGGCCATGATCGCCGCCACGCAGCGGATCCCGCTCGTGCTGGTGATGCCCGAGGACGCCACGGCCGAGCGCGTGCAAACCATGCGCGCCTACGGGGCCGAGGTGGTCCTCACGCCGGCGGCGCTGCGCATGGAGGGCGCCATCGACGTCGCGCGCGCCCGCTGCGCGGAGGGCGGCTACCTGATGCTGGACCAGTTCTCGAACCCCGATAACCCCCTCGCGCACTACGAGAGCACGGGGCCCGAGATCTGGCGCGACACCGGCGGGGCGATCACCCACTTCGTCTCGGCGATGGGCACCACGGGCACGATCGTGGGCACCTCGCGCTTCCTCAAGGAACAGCGCCAGACGATCCAGATCGTGGGCGTACACCCCAAGGAGGGCTCGCAGATCCCCGGCATTCGACGCTGGCCCGCGGCCTACCTCCCGCGGATCTACGAACCCTCCCGCGTGGACCGCGTGCTGGAGGTCAGCGCCGAAGAGGCCAACGAGACCGCGCGCACGCTGGCGCGAACCTGCGGGGTCCTCGCCGGGGCGAGCAGCGGCGGCGCGGTGGCGGCCGCTCTCCGTGTCTGCTCCGAGCTGGACGCGGGACTTGTCGTCGTGGTGATCTGCGACCGGGGAGACCGCTACCTCTCGTCCAACCTGTACGCACCGAAAGGAGCGCCATGAAGATCTCGATTCGTCGTACGCGGGGAGCGCAGTTCGAAGGCCTCAGCGAGAGCGGTCAGAAGGCCCTGCTGGACGGTCCGCCGAACGCCGGCGGCCAGGGCGAGGGCGTTCGCCCGATGGAGCTCGTGCTGATGGGGATGGCCGGCTGCTCGGCCCTCGACGTGCTCCACATCCTGGGCCAGCAGCACCAGCCGATCGAAGACCTGGAGGTTCACGTCGAGGCGCAGCGTGCCGACGCGATCCCCGCCGTCCTCACGCAGATCGACCTGCACTACGTCGCGTCGGGGGCCATAGACCTGCACAAGCTCGAACGCGCCGTGAAGCTCTCCCTCGAGAAGTACTGCTCCGTCTCGCGGATGCTGGAGTCCACTGCCAAGATCTCCCACCGCATCACGCTCCGCGAACCGACGACGTAGCGGCGGGCGCGTCCGCTTCCCTCGTCCGCACCGCCTCCGAGTTCCAGCGACGCCGTCCGGAAACGCGTGAGCCCCGCGATCCCGCGCGCGGAATACCTGCGTCATTCCAGTGGCGAGCCGTGGCACGGCGGTTGCTGTCTGCCTCTCTCGAAGGAGAGGTATCCCACGATGGCACCAGCTCGCCGCGCCGCATCTCGCACTGCACTCTCTCTCGCCCTCCTCGCGCTCGTCGCCCTCCTCGGGAGCTCCGCTCGCGCCCAGACGCGGGCGCGGCTCCGGCAACTCACCGAGCAGTACTGCCGCGCGAACAACCTGCCGATGCGGGCGGTGAACCTGAACCTGCCCGGGCGCAACGTCGAGCGTCTGGTGGTGCCGGTGCTCGCGAACACCTCCCAGAGCTTCGAGCAGACCTTTGGCACCGCCAACGGCGCGATGGTCTACCGCTGCCCGAGCAACGACAACATCCACGTCCAGCTTTCACTCGGGACGAACGAGTACATGGCGTACGGCAGCGGCAACCAGGGGTACTTCGCCCAGCGCTACCGGCAGCAGAACCCCGTGATGACCCCGGCCTACGGCGGTCTCTACTGCGCCTTCGGTCTCAACCCGCAAGAGATCAACCACGCGCTGAACTTCTGGGCCACCGACGGCGTCGGCTGGAACACGTACCTCCAGCGGCACCCCGGCGCCCAGCAGCGCGCCGGCTGCATGTGGTGGCTCGTCTCCGCCGAAAGCGGGCCCGGCCAGAGCCTGTGGCACCGCCTCGGCGTCAGCCGCTCCGCCACGCCGGCGAACCTCCTCCCGAAGCTGATCCATGCCGGCAACGAATGGGTCGGCCCCGTCGGCGTGCCGGTCAACAGCCTCGATCAGTTCAACGCCATGACCGACCAGCAGCTCCTCGGCCCTCCCCCGGGAGGCGGCGCCGCGGACGCCATTCGCTAGCTACTCGGCCCACTGCCGGTCACCTCGAGGAGTGTCATGACCCGCCTCGCACCCGGACGCCTCAGTCTGTTCGTCGTCGCAGCGTTCGCCCTCTGCCCGGCACGACCCGCCTCCGCCCGCGCCCCCGCGCGCCTGCGTCAGCTCGCCGCGCAGTACTGCCAGGTGAACAACCTCCCGATGCGGGTGGCGAACCTCGACGCCGGTGGCCGCAGCGTAGAGCGGCTCATCGTCCCCGTGCTGGCCAACACGGCGCAGAGCTTCGCCGAGATCTTCGGCGTGGCGAACGGGGCGCTGACCTATCGCTCCATCCAGCAGGACCCGGTCCACGCCACCATCAGCATCGGCGCCGTCGGCTACTATCGCTATTCGTCGGGGGCCTACCGCGACCCGAACGCGAACCCTCAGCTCGGCACCAACTACGCGGGGAGGTACCTCGCGCTCGGACTTCCCCGGGCGGAGCTCGATCACCTGCTGAACTTCTGGGCCACCGACGGGCTGAACTGGAACAACTACGTGGCGCGGCGCCCCGGCGAGCGACAGCACGCGGGCTGCATGTGGTGGCTCGTCTCGGCCGAGGTCGGTCCCGGCCAGAGCCTCTGGCACCGTCTCGGCGTCAGTCGCTCCAACACCCCCGCGAACCTCTTGCCCAAGCTGATCCACGCGGGCAACGACTGGGTCGGCCCCGTCGGCGTACCGGTGAACACCGTGGCCGAGTTCAACGCCATGACCGAGCAGCAGCTCCTCGGGCCACCCCCGGCGGGGGGCGCCGTGGACGCCGTCAGGTAGCCTTCGGAGTTCGGCCCCTCCCTTGAGCACCTCGACGGAGAGGTGCTATCACCTGTTCATGTGCCTCGCCGTACCCCTCCGCGTCGTCTCCCTCGACGACGCGGGACGCGCCGAAGCCGAGCTGGGCGGCGTGCGCCAGACGGTCCACGTCGCGCTGCTCGACGAGGTGCGGGTCGGTGACTACGTGATCGTCCACGCGGGCTTCGCTATCGGGCGACTCGACCCCGAGGAGGCCGAGCGAACCCTGGCGCTCTTCGCCGGGCTCGCCGCCGCCGCCGAGGCCGCCGACGAGCGCTCCCCGTGAAGTTCGTGGACGACTTCCGGCACGCGCCGTCGGCTCGCGCGCTTCTCGCCGCCCTCAGGCGCGACGTCCACCCCGGCGCCACCTACCGCCTGATGGAGTTCTGTGGCGGCCACACGCACGCGCTCTGGCGCTACGGCCTGCAGGAGCTCCTCCCTCCCGAGGTGCGCATGATCCACGGGCCGGGGTGCCCCGTTTGCGTGCTTCCCAGCGCGCGCGTGGACCTGGCCATCGCCCTGGCGCAGCACGAGAGCGTGGCGCTCTGCACCTTCGGCGACCTCCTGCGCGTCCCCGGCTCGCACCGCACGAGCCTGCTCCACGCCCGGGCCGCGGGCGCGGACGTCCGCTCCGTCTACTCCCCGGCCGAAGCGCTCGAGCTCGCACGCCGCGAACCGACCCGTCAGGTCGTCTTCTTCGCCATCGGCTTCGAAACGACCGCACCGGCCACCGCGCTCCTCCTCGAGCAGGCGCGGGAGCTCGGCCTGACGAACTTCTCGGTCCACTGCAATCACCTGCTCACCCCCTCGGCGATGACGAGCATCCTCGAGTCCACCCAGGTGCGGCGCCTCGCCGCAGTACCGATCGACGGCTTCGTCGGCCCCGCGCACGTCAGCGTGGTGATCGGCAGCCGGCCCTACGAGCACTTCGCCGAGGAGTACCGCAAGCCCGTGGTCATCGCCGGCTTCGAACCGCTCGACCTGCTGCAGGCCATCCTGATGCTCGTGCGCCAGGTGAACGCCGGCCAGGCGCGGGTCGAGAACCAGTACCGCCGCGCGGTCACCCGCGAGGGGAACGCGAGGGCCCAGGCCGTGGTCTCGCGGGTCTTCGAGCTCCGACGCACCTTCGAGTGGCGCGGCCTCGGCACCATCCCCTACAGCGCGCTCCGCATCCGCGAGGCCTTCTCCGACCTCGACGCCGAGCAGCGCTTTCCGCTCACCCTGCCGGCCGGACGGGAGAATCCCGCCTGCCAGTGCGGGGCGGTGCTGCGTGGCGCGCTCGCCCCCGAGGAGTGTCCGCTCTTCGGCACGCTCTGCACCCCGGAGAGCCCCATCGGCTCGTGCATGGTCTCCTCCGAGGGGGCCTGCGCGGCGCACTACACCTTCGGACGCCGTTCGCGACGCGCGTCTCCTCCCCCGGCCAGCACGGAGGTCGGCCGATGACGACCGCGGCCTCGGGCGCCCACGACGAGCCCTGCGTCGAGCTGGTCCACGGCTCGGGGGGTCGCGCCACGCACCGGCTGGTCGAGGAGCTCTTCCTGGCCGCGTTCGGCAACCCGACCCTCCACGCGCGTAACGACGGCGCGGTCCTCCCGCCCATCCCCGGCCGCCTCGTCGTCTCGACGGACATGCACGTCGTCTCGCCGCTCTTCTTCCCCGGTGGAGACATCGGCTCGCTGGCCGTGAACGGGACGATCAACGACGTGGCCATGACGGGGGCTCGCCCCCTCTACCTGACGGCCGGCTTCGTGCTCGAGGCGGGGCTCCCTCTCGCCGACCTCGCGCGCATCGCGAGCTCGATGGCCACCGCGGCCGGAGCGGCGGGGGTCACCATCGTGGCCGGGGACACCAAGGTCGTGGAGCCGGGGAAGGCCGACCGGCTCTTCATCAGCACCACGGGGGTCGGCGTGCTGGCCGACGGGGTGGAGCTCGGCGCCGACCGCGCGCGCCCTGGCGACAGGCTCCTCCTGAGCGGCTCCCTCGGCGAGCACGCCACGGCCATCCTCGCCGGGCGGATGCAGCTCGACCTGGAGGCGCGGGTGGTCTCCGACTGCGCGGCGCTTCACGAGCTCGTCGCCGCGCTCCTCGCGGCGGCGCCCCACCTGCGCTGCCTGCGCGACCCCACGCGCGGCGGCCTCGGCGCCACGCTCAACGAGCTGGCGCACCAGTCGCGCGTGGGGATGGTGCTCGACGAGACGGCGATCCCGGTCACCGAGGAGGTACGCGCCATCTGCGAGCTCCTCGGCTTCGACCCGCTCTACCTGGCCAACGAGGGGAAGCTCGTGGCTGTCTGCCCACCCGAGGAGGCCGACGCCGCACTCGCCTCTCTACGCGCGCACCCGCTCGGGCGCCGCGCGGCCGCGATCGGCGAGGTGGTCCCCGATCCCCACGGCTTCGTGGAGCTCCGAACGGCCTTCGGCGGTCGGCGCGTCCTGGACTGGCTCGCCGGGGACCAGCTCCCGCGCATCTGTTGAGGGATCGACCGACCGTGCACATCCTGCTCCTCGCCCACAGCTTCAACAGCCTCACCCAGCGCGTGCACGTGGAGCTCCGCCACGACGGACACGAGGTCTCGGTCGAGCTCGACGTCAACGACCAGGTGACTGCCGAGGCCGTAGCGCTCTTCCGCCCCGACGTGCTCGTCGCGCCGTATCTCCGGCGGCGCATCCCTGACGAGATCTGGCGCGTGCTGCCGTGCATCGTCCTCCACCCGGGGATCCCGGGGGACCGTGGCCCCTCGGCGCTGGACTGGGCCGTGCTCGAGGGCGAAGAGCGCTGGGGGGTCACGGCGCTCCAGGCCAACGCCGAGCTGGACGGCGGGGAGGTCTGGGCCAGCGCCACCTTCCTTATGCGTGCGGCGCGCAAGGGGAGCCTCTATCGCTTCGAGGTGACCGAGGCCGCGGTGCGGTCGCTGCGCGAGGCGCTGGCCCGGCTCGGGCGCGGCGAGCGACCCTCGCCCCTCGCCGAGCTCTCGGGCGAGCGGACGGGCCGTGCCCGCCGGAGGATGCGCGCCACCGACCGCCCCATCGAATGGAGTACCGATCCCACCGAGACCGTCTTGCGCAAGCTCCACAGCGCGGACGGCGCCCCCGGCGTGGAGGACGACCTGGACGGGCTCCGCATCCGCTGCTTCGACGCCTGGCCGGAGGGGGCGCTGCGCGGCACCCCGGGCACCTGGCTCGCGCAACGCGACGGGGCTCTCTGTCGCGCTACCCGCGACGGTGCCGTCTGGCTCGGCCAGCTCCAGGCGGTGCGGAACGACGAGGCGACCTTCAAGCTGCCGGCGGCGATGGTCCTCGGGTCTCGCGTCGGAAACCTCCCCGAGCTCGACGTGCCGCTCGAGGCCCAGTCGACCCCCACCTTCCAGCCCTTCTCGTACCGGGAGCGGGACGGCGTCGG
Encoded here:
- a CDS encoding hydrogenase maturation protein codes for the protein MHILLLAHSFNSLTQRVHVELRHDGHEVSVELDVNDQVTAEAVALFRPDVLVAPYLRRRIPDEIWRVLPCIVLHPGIPGDRGPSALDWAVLEGEERWGVTALQANAELDGGEVWASATFLMRAARKGSLYRFEVTEAAVRSLREALARLGRGERPSPLAELSGERTGRARRRMRATDRPIEWSTDPTETVLRKLHSADGAPGVEDDLDGLRIRCFDAWPEGALRGTPGTWLAQRDGALCRATRDGAVWLGQLQAVRNDEATFKLPAAMVLGSRVGNLPELDVPLEAQSTPTFQPFSYRERDGVGHLTFELYNGALGPARCRHLLAALRHALSRPTRALVLHGGHDFFCNGLDLNLIEASPSPAETSWVNIQAIDDVVLTLLSATDRITVAALHGNAAAGGFFLALACDWLFAREGVVLNPHYKSMGNLYGSEYWTYTLPRKVGREHAEALTQGRLPMGTVEAERLGLIDQRFEGIGEAFRAAVHARVVELTREPAAAAFLADKTRRRAEDERERPLAAYRAAELEAMHRSFFGFDASYHVARYHFVHKTPLSRTPLHLALHR